From the Pseudorasbora parva isolate DD20220531a chromosome 2, ASM2467924v1, whole genome shotgun sequence genome, the window TACATAGGCCTCTCGcaatagtcaataaatcaattaatcgcacattttaaaaaatgagctCGATAATTTTTCTGCCTgcgataatttccatttgcatgcttgtttgttttcctcgtctctcttGCTGACGGCGCCTTGTCCATTTGGGaggtttatactcgacgcgcagCTGAGTGATGAGACATCATGCTCAGCCAGAATAAGATTCGCACGAACTCGagcttcttcggttgcggagccacacgcaaagttacaaaatttgacaTGCAAACCGCCAAGCAAAATAGGGTCTCGCTCACTCAGCGTTGACATAATTTTTGCCGCATGCACCCTCGCGCTCATGTGGACGCGTCGAGAATAAACAAAGAGCTGCActgaagttggcagtttgataaatgctAGGTAATGCTTCAGTTAAATCTTTATGTGCTAATAAGCACATAATTTCTGTAGAGATAGCAACACACAATCTCCTTTGTTTGTGCCATTAATGTCTtttctcttgctgtatcaaaattTCATCTTGCTTTCCTCAGAGatagtcaagttcagtttgtgcatgattacattatattattattattttatactgcatcctaaattgtggataattaagctatatatcatatgctgaattacattttttggaaTGTTaatgattaaaagaaaaaaacaacatcaaGAACCATACAGAACCGAAAACTGTGACCCTTAAACCGCGATACgagccgaaccgtgggttttgtgaaccatgtcacccctaatatgcacctaaaacacaatcatctgttgcagttttcatccattttatttattggatatggtatttattcaagtgcatTTTTTATAAACAGACTGAGATTGccttttggttgttttgttcgtttattgtggatatttaaaatgtttttttgttatcagtgttaaatagtatttagaaataaaagtttattgatctttgataaggtgtacctgcattattatgccattatcattattttagatgaaaatggtctaagaacgacaatattatcatttatcgcaataatttcttggccaatttattgtccagcaaaatgtgttatcgtgacaggccaaCATCTACATTAAGCTTAGTGCAGTGTTACCACGTCCACGTTAACTTAAAaaccagcgtacacagtttgtaataacacaataaccataacacgttattcattataaacgtgagattatgaattatattgagaacgtcatacatagaaagcatgccgtaatgCAAATTAACTTAACCTGTGTAAACTTTAGCCGCATTCATAGTGAAGAATGCAAGCGATTCAAATgttacactcacttcttctggaggtgcaACAGAAACACGAATAGTTGGTACCGATCTtttttcaggagcagcttcttagccaaacctgctttatactgacccttggttataaagcagtctggtgagaaatgctcCGCGGTTTGCTCAAACATGAAAGCATTGGCGCTGATCGGGGGGAATATTCCAttcaaaaacaaaactcagccactgtatcttcagtggtttggatttaggaacatcaaactgactgctgtgttcattatgaCACCCTTAGATGCCATTCTGCTCTAGCGTATCAACAATGGTGGACTATGATGATGACAGCTCGCTCGGGGCGGGACAGTgttgaaacgctgctgtcaatcaacaatcGTAGGAGAGGCATCCGACCGTGTGGTGTCACACAGTCGAGCGGCTTGATTTGAAACAGAGGAAAACgtataaggaaataaaataaaaaaacactggatggatttttatcattataggatggttgtgtacaggcactgccaacacacatttccatacaatcaacttgtaaaagtgcatgtaccattatatgacccctttaactgAAAGGTTACTCACCTCTACAATCTTGTTTTTCTGTGGTTCGTTGACCTTTCCGGCCAAACAACAGCGTGAGATGGCATTATGGATAATGAACTTATTGGACTTGAAGCTTGGCTCCTTGTAGAGTTTAGGTCCTGAAACAGAAATGTCATTGCTTAAGATACAAATGCTTGATTTGTGAACATGACAAACAGATGCTTCAACAAGAGAAAGCAAGTTCTTTATCACATGACCTAATCTAAACAACCTTAAAACTCAAAATACCCTGATGTTCTTTCAATAGTGTCTCGCAAACCACAATGTTGCAGGATTTGAGgtgtcatttatttttaaaccgTGTGCCACAGGTGACTCACCAAATTCAATACTTAAGGTTGTTTAAATACTTAACCCCAAGTATTAGCAATAGCCTTAAAGTACCTCTTATAATACTGCAAATCATATAATCTTTCTAGTTTACCAGTGTATTCTGGGATGGAACATGGAGACGAAATAGTAGACGCATTTTCCCAGTCCCCATTCTGTGCAGCGAAACGGCCTGGAGATAGCAGTCTGGATGGTGAATGAGAACGACTGTGGAAAGGAATAAATGTTCAGAAATTAGGTCACAAAGAAAGAGCAGGGGTTCTcgacagaatatatatatatacaggtcagATTTACCTTGGAGATTTTCTGACAGTCAGCGTCCCACTGTCATTAGCCATAGAGGACAGATTCATTGTTGAATGTGAGTAAACTTTATTTAATCTAGAACCTGAAATAGAAAAGAGTTGACATGATATATGGCTTTACTTCAGAATCAGTGGAGAGGAAATAAGCTTCTAGATGACCAATGACTTGCCCATAAACCCTTTGGCAGGGCTGCGGGATAGGTCAGAGTCGTCTCTGAACACTGTTTTGGGCCTCTGCTTCTTGACGCCTCTGACAGTAGTGGGTTTCTGACGCAGGACTTTATCCAGATCCTCCATTATTTTCAGCTGATGCCGCCGTTCATATTCCTGGCGGGTGAAGTCTCCACGCCGCTGAGGAGTGCCATCTGGCGGAGGGGTGCGGGGAGGTGGAGGGGTAGAAGGAGTTTTGGGTCTCTCCTCTCCTCTACGGGACTCATCCACTGAAGAAGACTTGCTGTTACACATGGAGAGAGCATTGACAAAGGTAAAATGTTGCAAAGGGATtatatttgttattttgttGCCTAAACAAAACTTACCACCATACTGCTAGTGTGTGGTGGTCTGAAATtttctatgcagttgctaaggcgCTACTAAGGTTATACAAGTTTATTCTGGGTTGTTGCTAGGAAATCACTAACTAAAGTAAAAAGAAACAACCTCAAGTATCTATGATGTGCTGCTTAAAGTTGCAACACTGTTATAACTAAGGATTttcttaaattttttatttcagcttgGCCTTGTCTCCACATATGCCCCTTTAAATGTAAGGTTTTATCATCTGACAAGGCTAATCTCTTAGAAAGTAAAAgcaaatataaataaagtattttaagAAGTGTCGGGGAAAAAAGTATCTCAATAAGTGTAGATTTGTGGTATCATTCATACCAGACATCATGGTCACTTTCCAAAGCTTTGTTTTTAAGCCTCACCTTGCTTCCCTCTCTTTTTCTTGCTCCTGTCTTCGTCTCTTTATCTCTTCTGCTCTCTTTTGTTGTTTCTCAAGTAATGCagctctcctcttctccatctCATCCTCAGGTCGAGCTTCATCCTGCTACACAGTTATATACATGTAAATGAATGCCACACTTAACatctaaacacattttttatttgattctCCGCTAACCTTGAAGAAGAATCCAACTCCACCCCTCATTTCTGGCTCTGTTTGATCACTCATTGAGTCTGAAAATATATCTTGGCTCTGATCTGCCTCTTCTCCCTCTAATGCTTTGAGAGTAGACAGGGAAATCTCGATAAGGCTACTGCGCTTTCCGTTGAAAGCCTCTGCAGGAATGTCACTCTCAAAAGAGCACTCGGAAGGAGCTCCTGAGCTACTGCCCACACCCTGGCGCTCCTTTTGGGGGAGAACCTGTGACGATCCACCCTCCAAATCCATACTGAAGATTGTATGGTCCTCACTAGAACCAGTGTCTGAGAAGTTGTCCTCTGGTCTGGACAGGGATGAAGCTGAGCGTGACTCACTGGGTGTACCTATGCTAAAAGTGGATGAGTTTTGATCCCTGCATTGCCACGGAGACACTCTTCGTAAGTGAGGAATGTTTTCCACACTTTGAGGGGCAGTTATGACTCGTGTGGAAACGGGTACCTTGGGTTCTGCAGGTCGAGGCAGTTTGGGGCTCTTCGGAGGTGCAGACTGTGCCCTACGGTGGGACGCAGGTGATTTTGGGGGAACAGTTTGACTTGAAATCTTGCGAGATGGGGAAGGAGAAGAGGAGGTAGAGGGCAAGTCACGAGTAGACTCCCTTGACAAACGAGAAGGAGCAGTTGTTGAGGGTTTGGAGCTAGGTGGGATGACCCAAGATTGGTTGTTAGGAGCTGCCTTCTTCTTCATCAGCTGGTTCTGCTGTTCGGAGAGGCGCTGCATATCATTTTGGAGAGAATTGAGAGCAGCACTTAGTTTAGACACAGCGTTGTTGTAATCACCCAGTGGGGCTGTGCCTTTCCCTCCAGGATTTCCAACTCCAGATTTGTCTTTATCTATTGAATTCTCCTGTTGGACAGTGGGCTTGACATTTCCCTCTTCTTCTATTGAGGGCCTCTTTTTCAACTGTTCCTCCTGTTGTTCGTCCTGCTGCTCCTCTCTCTCCAAGTGTGCTAGTTTCTCCTCCAGCGCCAAACGGCTGAGGTCATCTTCTACGGAGGAGGTTCCAGCCTCCCCTTGATGTCCATCCTCCCCATCCTCCTGCTCCTTCTTTAACTGTAGGAAGGCACTTTTTCCCAGCCGCTGCCGGTGTTTGGCAAATATGGCTTCTATACGCTTCTTCTGAGCTTCAATGGCCTTCCGTTTCTCCTCCAGCCTCGCTCCCAGCTCTGACATTTCAGTGCTGAGAGCAGGACTCTTACTAGGACTCTCCTCTGATTTCTTGGCCCATGTAGTCATTTGTGATGCCTGTGGCTCATTGGTTTGTACCTGCTCTGGAACCAGTTTCTTTTTCCTTTCAGCAAAATTGGTCATCTTCACTCCACTATCCGGTGTCGCTTCACCACGTGATCGAGTTATCCGAGGGCCCGAGGCAGGTGTGGCAGGGGTGGAGTGGGTTTTTGGAAAATCTTCAGAAGCATCCGAATCGACGCTTCCATCTCTTAACACGGAGTCGTCATCTCTGGATCCTTCCGAGGGGTGTCTGATGCGGCTGGGCTCTGATGGGACACCTGAGGATCGGTGGTAGAGCATTCCTGAGCGAGATGGGGCTGAAGAGCTGAGAGTCCCTGGGCTGCCATTGTGTCTAGTGTGTGCTGGATCATCTGGTGAATGCAGGAAGAACCCATCTGGTGCCCCATCAGGGTGAAGACGAGGTTCCATCTTCTCTTCATTGTGGATGATCTGCAGTGCCTCTTCAATTGTTGGTAGCTCTCCTGTTTCACTCTCATCAATGCCGTTCTCCTCAGCCAGCATAGGACGAGTCCGAGTGGTCCAAGAAGCTCTTTGAGGGCCATTGGGCCCAGAGGGCTTACTCAGGAAGTGGCTGAGGTCTTCAGGAGGTGTGTAGGGGACACGTGTCATGGATTGACCAGTAGGGTTGAGATTGTCTGAACTGACAGATCGAGTTATAACAGGGTTCCCCATCACAATGTCCACATCACTGTCCAGACCAAAAGGTATACTGAAGGACACGGCAGAGGACAGTGGACGGCTGAAGAGTTGAAATGAAAAACGATTAATTCCACCAGAAAGTATAAAGTAAAATGCATAAACGACACTGAGGTACCTTACCTAAGAGGTTTCTTAGTCCATGTTCGTCCTGCTGCCTCTACATGAGACATTGAGGTAGACTGAGTCAGAGATCCTGATCATAGAgacagcacaaacacacacatgactGGATGACAAATACAACATACAAACACAGACCATGCGTTTGCTGCACAAGAATAAACTGCGTGTACACATTTACAATACAAAGAATGGAACAGACACATAATGGTAGCTGATGACTCGGGACACAGCGTTTTCCTCACCTGTTGCTGCAGTCACATGGGAAGAGATGGGCAGGAAAGGCTTTTTGAAGATAGAGGGAGAACCACTGGTAcataaagaacaaaaaaacattttaaggcattgaTTTGATAAAGGTGCATTTAGGtgatcatttttaaaaacattgacaATCATTATAAAATTTCATCGGGTATAATTTTGAAAAACTTGTAATACCTGTTGCCATTATTGGTCCTTCCAGATGTGTCTACAAAAATAGAACAGTACTTTATCTTACACATCCTTTTTAAACAGACCTAGAATTTTTTTCAACAGACCTAGAATCTAGAAGCTATAGGAACATAAAACATTATTTCATTGAGATTCAAGACATACACTTACCAGTCAGCTCTGTGTCCTGCAGGGGCTGAACAAACTCTGGCTTTGAGACTTCAAACCAATACAAGAGCTCTGCCAGAAAGCTCAGTATGTTTGtctagaaagagagagagagaaaaaaaacactgcatatAAAATACCTCGGGAATGAAGACTTTGAAATTAGCATGAGTCGTCTCATCTAGTCTATCTGCTTTGTCTTTGAACATTAATGGGGGTGTTGAACCAAATTTTCTTGAGTGAATCCTAATTTGCATACCATCTATCCTACATTAAATGGCTTTAAAACTTCATAATCATAAGGTGCAAACAGTAGTTCAAAGGTACTTTCACTTGTATGTTGTTTTGCTCCCTCGTTAATCTTCTTGGTTATTAATTAATCCCGCCCTGTTTCTGCTCTAGTTAATTATCTCTCCCAATGTATTTAAACTCTTAGTTCCCTCAGTTCTTTGTTCGATCTGTGCGTTTGTGTGTAGTGGTTGTTTTCACAAGTGTTTCTATGCAATCTCCGGAGTAttcttaagccgggtgcacacacacattttgcccacaatttggccatctgagacaaattttgcaaatcctaaaagattcctctgatcctaggctaaaatctgacatcTTTGAtctttagtttgacatgttcaccggcagccgataaATGACCACTTCGATTCAATTTTACTTAATTTCTGGCAGTGTCAAAAAATTTGgcgcacaatcctgcagtgtgacttctcctacgacgaccgtCAAATATCACGGTTTTTCAAGAcgaactatgaccaaaacgagagctagaaatttctttgtagccagcattccagtgtaatgcagctcactgtcatcAAACGTGTCATTCATTGATtatataaaactccggacgagtttCCTTGCGTGCATCCGTTTTCGCGCGCCAtcactatcgtacagtctgacattaatgacaactgagatcttacagtgggacatggcttacatcagggatcatgttcgtacagtctgagaAGGAAAATTTGCAAAGgactttgaaaaagaaaaaaaaaacgcacagtgtgcaggacccattcgtttaaagggttacttcagcgatttagccTATGGCTTTgttcaaaattaaaaaataatttcacatttctactacattaatgacccaggttaaatacaaagcttaatactatatcactgaagtaaccctttaggTGTTAATAAAAATTCAGTAATATTCTCTGCGTTGTGCGTTCTCTACAACCACACGTGATAGGTGCTTGACTGTACTGTTTCTGGTGGGCTTCTTCAGCACATTTTAGTGTGCCACTGagaaaaattataaaacatttgtGGATATAACGgcttaaatggtaaatggactgcatttacgTATATAGcactttacatcttgcctcacattcacccattcactcactcattcgAACACTGACGGCGGTGCCAGACATGCAAGTCGCCATCCAGCTGGGGTTGGGTGTCTCAACACTTAGGGTGCATCtgaatcagctccctagttcagtaggaAGGGCACTAAACAGGGaatcagcccattgacttatgtcctgatcagtgccctgactactgaagtAGGCAGCTGATTAAGATGCACACACtttgtcaggtggaaccggggaccGCCCCAAACCTCACTCATCAGGAATGGTCATTGTTACTGCTTGGCCAAAAGACTAAACTAACATTGTCTGATTTACCattgcattatattatattatattatattatattatattatattatattatattatattatattatattatattatattattaactaCTAACATGCTTAATTGTGCAGCGCTACACATTTTTTAGTGCACTAGCCAACTACATTCTTAAAAGCACATACTATAAAATAGTAAGCACAGTAATTTTTTCCCCCTTATTCTACTAATTGTACTACACTATTTAGAGTCCCTCTCCTCTTTatgttttaatttagttttcttTATACCTTTAATTTTTCTGGGCTGTAGAGTAAATCTTCCAACACTAGAGGGCAGCAGCTCTTCAAACAGCTGTCACAGAACTCTCGAATCAGCTGTAGGTTGTACAGGCTGTCAGCCACAGACATGGAGTCCTTCATACATACATCTGAAAAGACAAGGAACTAAAATAAATGTCTTACTCATCTATTCAGTGACAGATGCAGAGTTAAGATGTGACCGTACCCTCTAATCTAAGTAAACCGGGACAGTAATGGTGAATAACAGCAGCAATGGCACATCCGTTTGAGAGATCCTTCACTTCATTCACCACAGGAAAACAAGGTTTGAGCTTAGACTGCATCCTGTCCTTCCTGTACCGGATCTGAAcaagaaaaataatatttggTTAAACTGCAATAATGGAGAAAGTGCTATGTTTCTTGTTCAAAATTGTTATTGTGAAATGGTTCATTTTTCATTGGCAGTGCATTTGTTAAACAGTAACAGAACACTATTACAAATCTGTTGTCATACCCAAGATacaaacactaaattaaaaacacatacaaatGATAAATCAATCAGAGATAGCAATAAAtgtttcaaagaaaaaaaagcagccaaaaaataaaaaataaaccctGAAAGAATCCATGCAAACAGTGCATGAAGAAAAAATGTAGCAAGAGGGAACAGCAAGGACGTTGTTAATGGGAAGTGGGACAGCAAACACTCAAGAGACTTAGTCTTCAACAGGTCAAAGCAAAGAACAGAGGCAGCTGTGTGAACAGCCAACACCTGATACATCAAGACCTTTTCCACTTGATACACACAACATACGCTAGCAGATAAGTGCACTAATATCACAAAGACACTTACACTATAtttacttaaagctacactgtgtaacatttttagtttattcttagctaaaaacactttgttctttcaaaaatatatgtgctcattaatgtaaatttacttctttcaagtaataaagtattctcgtaagtttataatagtctgttgaaaatacatacgggtgaggggttcgaatgccggtcgccatgttgcccctccatcttgaaagtacattaggcaaagagggacatacccgtaaattcaagcttggactaaatcggccaccgtaggagttaaaacaaaatcggaattgagaggaacagaaactaatattcactggattgtcatatatctttacaccgctagatgggagaaatatcacacagtgtagctttaaccaCCAAATACTACGGTATCCTAACCTACAATTTACACGTCATGCCATGTTTATACctggtttatttttttaaatgaatatgaTGATGCAGGATGTTAAGACAACTGATGCAACTCTTTTATCTGGTAATAAtctgataataaataatactgtCTTTGACTTTGCGCTTCAACCAGTATCTGACATTATTATAATGTGTAATTTCTGTCCCATGTTATAAGGTGAGGATCCTAAAATTGAGACCTGATTTAAGGCAATTGCCAAAACAGGTCATAGGATTAAAATTCCATCTACATAACCTTTGCAGTCAGCAGGGGGCGAAATAGACAGCATTATATGGATTTAGGACAGGAAAATGGAGGAAAGTAGGGTGGAATGGAAGACAAGAGAGAGACTTACAGGAACAAGCTTCCAGTACCAGCGGGTGGGACACTGTCAGAAAGGAGTGAAGGAACATGAGAAGAGAAAGAGGCAGGAGGAGAAGTAAGAAGAAGCCAGCGGCTAGGATAGGTATTTAGACAGCAGAGTAGACCTTGTGGGAAAAGACAGTGCTGCTAAGGAAATGAGTGACCATTTTTGTAGAGGTGTAGAGGGTCAAGTTATTGTACACATGTGCCCTTTGAGCTTTTTGTGTGAACAAGTCTCAATGTTTGTTTATGAGTGTTTCTTACCGAAGGCTGAACAGGCTGCGGTTCAGTACTAGGCTGAGACGCGTCATTTTGTGTACCTTCTGTTTGTTCCTTCAATTTTTGATTCAGCTAcacaaaagcaaaacaaaaaacacctcATGACATTGAAATGACATCAAAAGTAAAACTCAAAAGTAGTCCATGTGAATTTATTTGCTGAAGACCACACCCACAGAGTCTTTTGTGATGGTGTGCCACAGACTTCTATTTTAGGACCAATAATATTGTGTACTGTATTATTATGGGTTAGCATGTACATGTAAACAGGCAAGTATAAATATTATAGGTATAGCTCAATCCAAATAAATATTCtgctatttattttatgttgcaCTAAACCGGTTTGATTTTCTTTCCACTATTTTCAACAGAATATTCAAGGTGCTTTTCCAtgcaatgaaagtgaatggagACGGAGATGGTATAATAGAAGTTGTCAATGTGACAAGTTTTCTGAAGCAATGTGATAGCTTAGCTGACATTTATTACTTAAAACCATCATTTGTGCTCCACGGAAATCAGTCATAGAGATTTGGAACAAGAGTGTGAGTAACTGATAAGTAAATGATGAGGGTACACgtttttactatttttttaaacattgtaaATGATAGTTTTTAGATTGGTCTGTGGGCTtctgtgagtgtgtatgagagtCGTTTGAGCTACAAGAAATCTTGTGGCTATGGTTCTTTTCAAGACTCACCGTGTTAACCCAATAAAGCAGGGCTCTGTCCCAGGTTGCATCTGTACCCAGCAGCTCCGATCCGCCGCTCGCCAAGACTGTGCTCACCGTCTCCATGGCACCCACTGCCATTAAGGCATCTATCAACTCCAAGTGGGCACTCTGAATGAATCAGAGGAAACAAACAGGACTGTCAGTCAGAGCACGGAGAAAACCCAGCTGTCAttacatacagtggtctaatgCACTTAATGTAATAATGCTGTCTAGTAACATTCGGAACAGCTCAAAAAAACAAGGCCTTTACTGAAGAGATAAGatgaacgttttttttttttctgcacaagAGTGGGTGACACTCAAGATAGAGATACAGTACACAAATTGAATGACTCAGAGCAAAAGAAAAAGTAAAGTGCCATGATTTACATGCATGTGCATTGTGTTGTGCTGTTGAATGTTGAAGCACTGTGCAATTAAGCAGCAAGAACTGGATCAATATTCCGAACTGACTTCctgttgttgttttctttcCTTTAGTGTTGCAGCAGTATTGTgcccctccctccctccatctCTCATTGATATATTGCAGTATGACTCATGTATGTCAGACTTAAGGATACAGGGCAGCTCTGCAGAACAGCTCAATACAGACTGCAAATCCAAACTCCAGCATTCCACATTTGTGTTGCATcagtgcaagtgtgtgtgtgtgtgtgtgtgtgtgtgtgtgtgtgtgtgtgtgtgttgcggtTTCTCAATGTGAGTGAGCAAAGAAAGGTCACAACAAGGGAACATACTGCTACTTTGGTACCAAATTGTTAATAAAAGGCATATGTACTTGTACCAAAAAAAGACTGACTGGTAAGCAGCTGTCTATCAATctatcttttaaaatatttagaaCTGACTTATCATCTTTGTCCGCCGTAGTTTACAGTTTCCAACGTCTGGGATGTTGTAATAGATAACCTACAGCGGACACAGATGATGAGTGCTGTTCATCCCCCGGACGCTCGCACCCAAGCACATTAAATACAACCCAACCACATTATCAGCTCAGTCAGGAGAGCACCTTAGCTGAGATAAGACGGTTAAGCCATTAACTACTCTCTCCACTTCAACTACCCATGGTCCAACCTCCTTAGAGTCAGTCTGGTCAATAGGAAATGTACAGGTGACTTGCACAAAATTAGGGTCATattttgtataataataataataataataataataataataatacaatgtaTAAATAGTAACATTTATGCTgagttaaataaacaaaattatttttttcttcacacTACATTTATAAACCTAAAGCTTAATTttgataaattattaatttgctATAAATTATGAATTTGTCAGACAGATAGAAGTCAGATAGAGacagtataatataatatacatattataatcatactatattttataatttatttagatTCTGGATAAATATGACCTGGGCTTTGTGACATTCATCCATATAGCGTCACAATGAACACACAATGTCACTAGGGTTGATCTGTTAAGAATAGGGGACATTTGAATCAATATGAGAGAACACTTTCCATAGTCAAAATCAGCCAGAGGGTGAGTTTTTACAATAAAGATAGGACTTTTTTCAAGGACAAAACTAACAGATTTCCTCGTAGTATATGACCGAGACAAACAAGGCCAAAGCCAATCATTCACTATCAAGCTGGAGCAACGGCAGACGTTTTCTGAATGATATTTGACTTCTTTTCATGCTTTTTAAGATGAAAACAAAAGACTTTGACAAAAATCAATAGAACACAGTGCCTTCGACAGTTGTGTTATCAATTGCTGTTTCGTGAACATAAACACCCTCACCT encodes:
- the camsap3 gene encoding calmodulin-regulated spectrin-associated protein 3 isoform X2; its protein translation is MVDSNAMRKTFVVPDIKPLDQYDLSRARICASVGWLLAKSYGNAENVPVELREPFYCDQYEQEHLKPPVTRLLLSPELYCRTYGLLLGGSPGAEGPPKDITALLQVLSRKGLAPKDQNAPVTEAELQQKPIKMSAHLELIDALMAVGAMETVSTVLASGGSELLGTDATWDRALLYWVNTLNQKLKEQTEGTQNDASQPSTEPQPVQPSCPTRWYWKLVPIRYRKDRMQSKLKPCFPVVNEVKDLSNGCAIAAVIHHYCPGLLRLEDVCMKDSMSVADSLYNLQLIREFCDSCLKSCCPLVLEDLLYSPEKLKTNILSFLAELLYWFEVSKPEFVQPLQDTELTDTSGRTNNGNSGSPSIFKKPFLPISSHVTAATGSLTQSTSMSHVEAAGRTWTKKPLSRPLSSAVSFSIPFGLDSDVDIVMGNPVITRSVSSDNLNPTGQSMTRVPYTPPEDLSHFLSKPSGPNGPQRASWTTRTRPMLAEENGIDESETGELPTIEEALQIIHNEEKMEPRLHPDGAPDGFFLHSPDDPAHTRHNGSPGTLSSSAPSRSGMLYHRSSGVPSEPSRIRHPSEGSRDDDSVLRDGSVDSDASEDFPKTHSTPATPASGPRITRSRGEATPDSGVKMTNFAERKKKLVPEQVQTNEPQASQMTTWAKKSEESPSKSPALSTEMSELGARLEEKRKAIEAQKKRIEAIFAKHRQRLGKSAFLQLKKEQEDGEDGHQGEAGTSSVEDDLSRLALEEKLAHLEREEQQDEQQEEQLKKRPSIEEEGNVKPTVQQENSIDKDKSGVGNPGGKGTAPLGDYNNAVSKLSAALNSLQNDMQRLSEQQNQLMKKKAAPNNQSWVIPPSSKPSTTAPSRLSRESTRDLPSTSSSPSPSRKISSQTVPPKSPASHRRAQSAPPKSPKLPRPAEPKVPVSTRVITAPQSVENIPHLRRVSPWQCRDQNSSTFSIGTPSESRSASSLSRPEDNFSDTGSSEDHTIFSMDLEGGSSQVLPQKERQGVGSSSGAPSECSFESDIPAEAFNGKRSSLIEISLSTLKALEGEEADQSQDIFSDSMSDQTEPEMRGGVGFFFKDEARPEDEMEKRRAALLEKQQKRAEEIKRRRQEQEKEREASKSSSVDESRRGEERPKTPSTPPPPRTPPPDGTPQRRGDFTRQEYERRHQLKIMEDLDKVLRQKPTTVRGVKKQRPKTVFRDDSDLSRSPAKGFMGSRLNKVYSHSTMNLSSMANDSGTLTVRKSPSRSHSPSRLLSPGRFAAQNGDWENASTISSPCSIPEYTGPKLYKEPSFKSNKFIIHNAISRCCLAGKVNEPQKNKIVEELEKSSANHFLILFRDTSCQFRAVYTMNPETEEMVRLTGIGPRIISPNMVESIYKYSSDRKQFTALPSKTMSMSVDAFTIPGHLWERKRPGTPKKLGTPK
- the camsap3 gene encoding calmodulin-regulated spectrin-associated protein 3 isoform X4, which produces MVDSNAMRKTFVVPDIKPLDQYDLSRARICASVGWLLAKSYGNAENVPVELREPFYCDQYEQEHLKPPVTRLLLSPELYCRTYGLLLGGSPGAEGPPKDITALLQVLSRKGLAPKDQNAPVTEAELQQKPIKMSAHLELIDALMAVGAMETVSTVLASGGSELLGTDATWDRALLYWVNTLNQKLKEQTEGTQNDASQPSTEPQPVQPSCPTRWYWKLVPIRYRKDRMQSKLKPCFPVVNEVKDLSNGCAIAAVIHHYCPGLLRLEDVCMKDSMSVADSLYNLQLIREFCDSCLKSCCPLVLEDLLYSPEKLKTNILSFLAELLYWFEVSKPEFVQPLQDTELTDTSGRTNNGNSGSPSIFKKPFLPISSHVTAATEAAGRTWTKKPLSRPLSSAVSFSIPFGLDSDVDIVMGNPVITRSVSSDNLNPTGQSMTRVPYTPPEDLSHFLSKPSGPNGPQRASWTTRTRPMLAEENGIDESETGELPTIEEALQIIHNEEKMEPRLHPDGAPDGFFLHSPDDPAHTRHNGSPGTLSSSAPSRSGMLYHRSSGVPSEPSRIRHPSEGSRDDDSVLRDGSVDSDASEDFPKTHSTPATPASGPRITRSRGEATPDSGVKMTNFAERKKKLVPEQVQTNEPQASQMTTWAKKSEESPSKSPALSTEMSELGARLEEKRKAIEAQKKRIEAIFAKHRQRLGKSAFLQLKKEQEDGEDGHQGEAGTSSVEDDLSRLALEEKLAHLEREEQQDEQQEEQLKKRPSIEEEGNVKPTVQQENSIDKDKSGVGNPGGKGTAPLGDYNNAVSKLSAALNSLQNDMQRLSEQQNQLMKKKAAPNNQSWVIPPSSKPSTTAPSRLSRESTRDLPSTSSSPSPSRKISSQTVPPKSPASHRRAQSAPPKSPKLPRPAEPKVPVSTRVITAPQSVENIPHLRRVSPWQCRDQNSSTFSIGTPSESRSASSLSRPEDNFSDTGSSEDHTIFSMDLEGGSSQVLPQKERQGVGSSSGAPSECSFESDIPAEAFNGKRSSLIEISLSTLKALEGEEADQSQDIFSDSMSDQTEPEMRGGVGFFFKQDEARPEDEMEKRRAALLEKQQKRAEEIKRRRQEQEKEREASKSSSVDESRRGEERPKTPSTPPPPRTPPPDGTPQRRGDFTRQEYERRHQLKIMEDLDKVLRQKPTTVRGVKKQRPKTVFRDDSDLSRSPAKGFMGSRLNKVYSHSTMNLSSMANDSGTLTVRKSPSRSHSPSRLLSPGRFAAQNGDWENASTISSPCSIPEYTGPKLYKEPSFKSNKFIIHNAISRCCLAGKVNEPQKNKIVEELEKSSANHFLILFRDTSCQFRAVYTMNPETEEMVRLTGIGPRIISPNMVESIYKYSSDRKQFTALPSKTMSMSVDAFTIPGHLWERKRPGTPKKLGTPK